The Coccinella septempunctata chromosome X, icCocSept1.1, whole genome shotgun sequence nucleotide sequence aaatgaccgagtcaatagaaaaatatatagctCAATCTTTTgccatatgaaatatttttcatttatcattaaagctatcaggaaattttagaatcagtaggatcatcttcgtatttttctgccaggttttctaaaaacaaagattcaaatattgaaaattgagaaatgaatacacaaaagcatcaaattaattcgagctaaatggattatatcttgaaaataaaaataattagaatataCATAGTGGCCTTCCGCCTATTACTGTCGGCAATTACTCAATTtaactaggtaggtacttaaatagttacttttctcGGTATTCTTAGATCAGAAACCCAGATACTTGGTCCCCTCATACCTAATTAGTTTTTTGGACATTCCGTGAGCtttataacataacataacataacataacataacaacaATCTTTATTTCAGATCAAATTCCAGTTACAtaacaaaatatgaaatgaaatagtgtcaaaAACAATGGTGTTACTTCACAATATCTTCCAAACAATAAGGTTCCCTATGTAatagaaaattaaaaagtttcttTTTAAATGTTTTGATATCAGTTATGCCCTGTATATCACGTGGTAGGCTGTTATACATTTTTAAGGTCCTatattcaatttgtttttgtgtGGTTGATAGGTTACATCTGGGTAGATTGTAAGATAAGCCTCTTGTATTGTAACTTTCTTTCAGGTTTTTATGGTTACTATATAGGTGTTGGTTTTTATGCATAAACAGTAAGCATTCTTGCACATAAAGAGCATACAAAGTTAAAATGCCATTTCTTCTGAAGTGCCCCCTGCAGGACTCATTGTATCTCATCCCAAATAGGATCCTGATTGCTTTTTTTTGCAGAACAAATAGAGATGTTATATTCCCAGAGCCATAAAACATGAGTACATATCGCAATTTAGACTCGATGGTTGCATAGTACACTGTCTTCAGCAATTTAGGATTTATATACTTTGAGACACTCGGAAAGCATACAATGAACGGCTAAGTTTTTCCCCAAAGTTAGCTATTTGTGATTTCCAGTTCAGCTTTTCATCAATATGAACACCCAAAAACTTGGTGGATTTGGAAATTGTATACTCGTTCTGATTGACATGAGCGTTGTTTGGGTTCTCTCTTCCGGCATTAGTGGGTTGGAAAAATATGATAGTTGTTTTATCATCATTCATTATAAGATTATTTTTGGTTAACCATTCCTTAGCTGAATTCATCACCTCCTGTATGAGATTCTTCAATTCAGTCCATAGTGTCTCAATTATCAAGATGTTCATGTCATCTGCATAGTTCACCCttgttattttatggttttcTTCTCGCTCCTTCAGACTCAGATCATTTATGTACATGATGAAGAATATGGGTCCTGCTATACTTCCTTGTGGGATTCCTAATTTAATTTGTTGTTTGTCCGATCTTACTGTCTGCTCGTGCACGTTCATTTCAACCAATTGTGATCTTCCATCAAAATAAGACTTTATCCATTCCAATGCTGGTCCTTCTATTCCATACTTCTTCATCCTTGCAATCAAAATCTTACTGTCGAGACAATCATAAGCTTTTGAAAGATCCAGAAATAAACCCATTGCCAAGTTTCTGTCCTCATATGCCTCAGTGACTCGTTTTACGAAGCTAAATATCGCCGTCTGTGTTGATTTACCTTTGAGGTATCCATGTTGGTTTTTGTCCAAAATCATATTTTCCAAGAGAAATGTCATAAGTTGGCTGCAAAAGGCAAGTTCAAATATTTTGGAGAATGAAGGGAGAATACTGATGGGTCTGTAGTTTGTGTAGTCATTTGCATTTCCTTTTTTATGTATAGGTTTTACAACAGCTATTTTCAGTTAAGATGGAAATACTCCAACCTCAGCGAATTATTCACTATGAATGTTAATGGATGTATTATTTCATCTATTGTAGCCTTTATTGTGTAGTTTGATATTTCATCGATTCCGCATGTGTgtttattcttcaaatttttaacTATTAATCTTACATCATTTTCATGTAATGTCTGTATGTAAAGTGACCTGTCTATCTTTAGTGTAGCATTCACCTCAACGTTTTTTGTTAAATCTTTGGTCATATTTGGGGCTATATTAACCAGGTATTCATTAAATTCATTCGCAATTACATTTGGACTCCTATCATCGGATGGAAAAAATTACTTTTGGCATTGTTCTTCAGGGAATTGATTACTGTCCAGATggctttgtttttattatcaGAATcttctattattttttcaaacttaGCTTTTTTCTGTTGGATGAGTGCACTATCATACTGCTTTTTAATTTCACTATATTCCTTCTTGAATGCTGAATCTTTCTGACTTAGGAGCAGCAAGATGTCAAGCCTATTCTTTAATTCTTTGATTGTGGGATCAGTTGTCAAATTTTTTAGGTGCTTGGATTCTTTTGTGATCCTAACTAATGGACACGCTCTGTTCAAATTGTTTTGGTACAGTTCTAGAAATGTGTTGAATTGTAAATCAACATCTTCCCTACTGATATTGTAGACTGGTGTCCAGTCTTGTTCAGCTAGaaattttttgagtttttctCGATTTTCGTGTGAGAAAATTCGTCTGTGGACGTGTTGCTTTTTGCAATCAGTTccaaatgtaattttttgtgcAGCATGGTCTGAAACATGATAATGTATGACATTAGTAGAAGCTTGGCAATCAACTTTAGTGTACACGCCATCTAAGCATGTTGAAGTTGTTGGGGTTATCCTAGTTGGTTCGAACACATTTTGTTTAATATTGtaagaattcaaaaaattcagccAATCACACCTTCTCCTGGATTCTTGCAACATGTCAATATTGAAATCTCCCATCAGAATAATTTGGTTGTCAGTATGGGCAAGTTCTTCAAATATCGGTGTTAGTTGTTTAATCATAAGTTCTGTATTCCCATCATTAT carries:
- the LOC123322295 gene encoding uncharacterized protein LOC123322295; amino-acid sequence: MELAHTDNQIILMGDFNIDMLQESRRRCDWLNFLNSYNIKQNVFEPTRITPTTSTCLDGVYTKVDCQASTNVIHYHVSDHAAQKITFGTDCKKQHVHRRIFSHENREKLKKFLAEQDWTPVYNISREDVDLQFNTFLELYQNNLNRACPLVRITKESKHLKNLTTDPTIKELKNRLDILLLLSQKDSAFKKEYSEIKKQYDSALIQQKKAKFEKIIEDSDNKNKAIWTVINSLKNNAKSNFFHPMIGVQM